The genomic stretch GGGGATTCTGACCGACGTGGCGCTCGATCCGTACACGAGCCACGGCCAGGACGGCGTGCTCGATGCCAACGGCTATGTGCTCAACGAAGAGACTGTCGACATTCTGATACGCCAGGCGCTGGTGCAAGCCGAGGCGGGCGTGGACATCGTCGCACCGTCGGACATGATGGACGGCCGCATCGGTGCGATCCGCCTGGCGCTGGAGAACGACGATCACATCTACACGCGCATCATGGCCTACGCGGCAAAGTACGCTTCAGCGTTCTACGGCCCGTTCCGTGATGCGGTGGGCTCGGCCGCCAATCTGGGCAAGAGCAACAAGATGACTTACCAGATGGACCCGGCCAACTCGGACGAGGCGTTGCGCGAAGTGGCGCTCGACATCGCCGAAGGCGCCGACATGGTGATGGTCAAGCCCGGCATGCCGTACCTCGATATCGTGCGACGCGTGAAGGATGAGTTCCGCTTTCCCACATACGTCTATCAAGTCAGCGGTGAATACGCGATGCTGAAAGCCGCCGCGCAGAACGGCTGGCTCGATCACGACAAGGTCGTGCTTGAGTCGCTGCTGGCGTTCAAGCGCGCGGGCGCGAACGGCATCCTGACCTATTTCGCGCTGGACGCCGCGCGCTTGCTGCGCGCGTAATCAAGCCGTCGGCTTGGCTGCCTGCGCCGTGCCGATGGCTCGGCGCAGGCTTTCCAGGAACGTGTCGGCGCGCTCGAAGCCAACCACACGCGCCTTCAGTTCGCGACCCTGCGCATCGAAAAAGATCGTCCCAGGCGGGCCGAACAAGCCAAAGCGCTTGAGCAATGCCTGGTCATCGGCATTGTTGGCCGTCACGTCGGCCTGCAGGAGCACCACGTCGGCAAGCGCCTTGCGCACCCGAGCATCGGTAAAGGTGAGGCGCTCCATCTCTTTGCAGCTTACGCACCAGTCGGCGTAGAAATCGAGCATCACCGCGCGGCCCGACGCACTGGCGTTGCGTACCTCGGCGTCGAGTTCGTCCGTGCTCTTCACGCGCTTGAAGGTCAGGCCATGCGCCTCGGCTTGCGTGGAAGCACCGGTCGATGCACGCAGCACCCCGGCCAGCGGTTGCAGCGGATCGCGCCCACCTGCAGCCACGCCCACCAGTTGCGCCGCACCCGCCAGCGCCAATACGACACCCACCACCTTGCCCAGGCGCTGCACGTTGCCTGCGCCGTCCGGCAGCGAGTCGAACGTCCGCAGAAACACGGCCGCACCGATCAGCAGCGCGCCCCAAGCCACCATCGCGGCCCACGCAGGCAACACCGGCTGCACGATGTAGAGGGCCACGGCCAACAAGATGAAGCCGAAGATCGCCTTGGTGACGGTCAGCCAATGCCCCGAGCGCGGCAGCAGATTGCCGGCACCCACGCCCACGAGAATCAGCGGCACCCCCATCCCCATGGACAGGGCAAACAGTGCTGTACCCCCCGTGGCCGCATCGCCGGTTTGTGCAATGTAGGCCAGCGCCCCCGCCAACGGTGCCGTCACGCACGGTGAAACGATCAACGCCGACAGCGCCCCCATAACCGCGGCGCCCGCAATCTGGCCGCCGCTTAGCTTGTTGGATGCCTGCGTCAACCGGTGATGCCACGACGCTGGCAACTGCAACTCGTACACGCCAAACATTGACAGCGACAGCAACGCAATCAGCAACGCAAACGTGCCCAACACCCAAGGGTTCTGCAGCGCAGCCTGAAGACCCTGCCCCGCCAAGCCCGCCGCCACGCCAAGCGCCGTATAGACCGTCGCCATCCCCAGCACATACGCCGCCGACACCAACGCAGCACGCATGCGCGTGGCATGCTCGCCCACCACGATGGCCGAGATGATCGGCAGCATGGGCAGCACGCACGGCGTGAATGTCAGCAACAAACCAAAGCCGAAGAACAGCAAGGCAATTGCCCCGAGGTTGCCACTGCCCAGCGTGCTGGCGATATGACTCTGTTGGTCCTCAGGCTCGGCCCCGCTGACTACTGCGGCGCTTGGTGCCGTCGGCACAGCGGCCGGCTCCACCTGGAATCGACTCTTCATCGGCGGATAACACAATCCCTGATCCGCGCATCCCTGTGACGTGACGATCAATGTGAACGGAGCCGTTGCGTTCTGTGCCTTCACGTGGAATGCGACTTCATGGCGATAGGTTTCGACGTCCTTGTTGAACGTCTCATCGAATTTGACCTTGCCTGCCGGCATGTCGGGCGGCGCAAGCGTGACCGTGGCCGGATCTGCTGCCACCGCGAAACGTTCGCGGTACATGTAGTAGCCATCGGCGATGGCAAACTTGATTTCGACAGTTTGGCCATCGACCTGTGTGGCGGAAAAGCGAAACGCCTGCTCGGGCGGGAGGAAATCGTCGGCAGCATGTGCGGGCAGTCGCGCCATCGCCAACGCGATAAGCAGCATTAGCAACTGCATCATGCGTCGCGCGGACAGAAACGAGGAGAAAGTCATATCAACGGCAAACGAACATCAATCGGGATGCTGGCGCGTTTCGTTGGCGACCCACCCAAGATACGCCGGCAAGCCGGCAGCGAGCGGCACAGCGATGATCTCAGGGACCTCATACGGATGGACCTCGCGCAGCGCGGTTTCCAACGCAGGGTAGGCGGTCCGCGTGGTCTTGATCAGCAGCGGAATCTCGACGGCCTGCTCGATCGCACCATTCCACCAATAGGCCGACGCGCAAGCCGGCAAGCGGTTGACGCAAGCTGCCGCACGAGATTCCAGCACAACCTTGGTAACGCGATCCGCGCTCGCGGCATCGGGTAGGTTGGTCAGCACCAGCAGCACTTCGGTTCCGGCAGACATAGACACTCCACGGATGTTTCCGATAGGTGGACGCCGAAATTAGGCAACAAAAAAGCCAGGATCAGAATCCTGGCTTCATTGTAATGCGCGCAGAAGCACGCATCCTGCAGCTTGCCCAGCGCGACGCCTTGTCGCACTGGCAAACATTCGCGATGCTTACTCAGCAGCGCCGTCGACTTCCACAGCTTCGGCAACTTCCGGACGGTCGAGCAGCTCGACCAGTGCCATCGGCGCATTGTCGCCCTGGCGGAAACCGAACTTCAGGATACGGGTATAGCCGCCCGGACGAGTCGCGAAACGCGGGCCCAGTTCGTTGAACAGCTTGGTAACCATGTCGCGGTCGCGCAGACGGGCGAATGCCAGACGGCGGTTGGCGACGGTGTCCTTCTTGGCCAGCGTGATCAGCGGCTCGACAACCTTGCGCAGCTCCTTGGCCTTCGGCAGGGTGGTCTTGATCAGCTCGTGCTGCAGCAGCGAGTTGGACATGTTGCGCAGCATCGCGAGACGGTGCGACGAGGTGCGGTTCAGTTTCCGCAAACCATGACGGTGACGCATGATGATTCCTTCTTAAGAGTGTTTGACCAGCTCTTCTATCACCTCTCGCGAGGCGCGGGCCGGTAGCCTTAACAATAGGCCGTTCAGACAGCAACGGCGGGAAAACCGGCCGATGCGAACGCACCGGCCGAGCACTGCAACTTACTTCTCCAGACCTGCGGGCGGCCAGTTCTCGAGCTTCATGCCGAGCGTCAGGCCGCGCGAAGCGAGGACTTCCTTGATCTCGTTGAGCGACTTGCGACCCAGGTTCGGGGTCTTGAGCAGTTCGTTCTCGGTACGCTGGATCAGATCGCCGATGTAGTAGATGTTTTCCGCCTTCAGGCAGTTGGCCGAACGCACCGTCAGCTCCAGGTCGTCGACCGGGCGCAGCAGGATCGGATCGATCTGCGGTGCTCGGGCGGCGGCGGCCTCGGCGGCGCTTTCAGTGCCTTCCAACGCGGCAAACACCGACAACTGATCCACCAGAATGCGAGCCGACTGGCGGATCGCCTCTTCCGGCGAAATCACGCCATTGGTTTCGATGTTCATCACCAGCTTGTCGAGGTCGGTACGCTGCTCAACGCGAGCGGACTCAACGGCATAAGACACACGGCGCACCGGCGCGAACGATGCGTCCAGCACAATGCGGCCGATGACCTTGCTCGACTCATCGCCGAACTTGCGCACGTTGCCCGGCACATAGCCGCGGCCTTGCTCGACCTTCAGCTGCAGATCGAGCTTGCCGCCAGCCGACAGGTTCGCAATGACGTGACCCGGGTTGATGATTTCGACATCGTGCGGCAGCTCGATATCGGCCGCAGTCACCACGCCTTCGCCTTCCTTGCGCAGCGACACCGTGACTTCATCACGGTTGTGCAGCTTGAACACCACGCCCTTCAGGTTCAGCAACAGGTTGACGACGTCTTCCTGAACGCCATCGATGGTGGAGTACTCGTGGACGACCCCAGCGATCGTCACTTCGGTCGGTGCATAGCCGACCATTGACGACAGCAGCACGCGGCGCAGCGCGTTACCGAGCGTGTGGCCGTAGCCGCGCTCGAACGGTTCCATGACGACCTTCGCGTGATGATCGCCAAGCGGCTCAACCGCAATAATTTTGGGCTTCAGGAGTGCTGTTTGCATTAGGTTGTCCTATTTCAATACCCTCGGCTCGTTACACCGATAAGGCTGACGGGGACTAAAAGAATCCGCCACGGAATACGTGACGGAAGACGCGCGTACCGCAATCGCGTTGCGGCACGTAACGATTCGGATTGGATCTGCGCACCAGTGATACCCAGCGCTCGAACACAATGTAGACGATGAGCGTCCCCAAAAGGCGCACGAGCCCGCACCTTGCGGCACGGGCCTCGTCATTAACGCGAATACAATTCGACGATCAGGCTTTCGTTGATGTCGCCGGCGATATCTGCGCGATCCGGAACTTGCTTGAAGGTGCCTTCCATCTTCTTGGCATCCACGGCAACCCACGTCGGGAAGCCGGTTTGCTCTGCCAGCGTCAGCGATTCGGCAATACGCACTTGCTTCTTCGACTTTTCACGGATGGCAATCACGTCGCCCGTCTTGATCTGGGCCGACGGCACGTTCAGTGCTTGACCGTTCACCAGAATCGCCTTGTGCGACACCAGCTGCCGCGCCTCTGCGCGGGTCGAGCCGAAGCCCATGCGGTACACGACGTTGTCCAAGCGCGATTCCAGCAGTTGCAACAGGGTCTCACCCGTGTTGCCCTTGCGACGATCGGCTTCAGCGAAGTAGCGGCGGAACTGACGCTCAAGCACGCCGTAGATGCGCTTGACCTTCTGCTTTTCACGCAGTTGGTTGCCGTAGTCTGAGGTGCGGGCACCGGAGGTGCGGCCGTGCTGACCAGGCTTGCTGTCCAGCTTGCACTTGTCGGCGAGGGAGCGACGTGCGCTCTTCAGGAAAAGGTCAGTACCTTCGCGGCGAGACAGTTTCGCCTTGGGACCGGTATAGCGTGCCACGTTATGTTCCTTCGTTATCAGTCATCCGAGGCGCACGGCTTCGGATGGTCCGCCTGCTCAGCCCTAAACAACGGGACGGCAGCGAACAGTGGGCTTATGAAAAGACGAAACCCGCCTTCCGGGAACCCGGAAGACAGGCAAGCGGGCAAGTATAGCACCCGCAGACCGACCTCGCCAGCAGCGGGCGCGGTCGGTCGAATCGCTTAGATACGACGGCGCTTCGGCGGACGGCAGCCGTTATGCGGCACCGGCGTCACGTCTTCGATCAACTGGATCTTGATACCCAGGTTGTTCAGTGCACGCACTGCCGATTCACGACCGGGGCCCGGGCCCTTGATGCGCACTTCCAGGTTCTTGATGCCTTGGTCCTGCGCCACGCGGCCAGCACTTTCAGCTGCGACCTGGGCGGCGAACGGCGTCGACTTACGCGAGCCCTTGAAGCCTTGGCCACCCGAAGTCGCCCACGACAGAGCGTTGCCCTGGCGGTCGGTGATCGTGATGATCGTGTTGTTGAACGACGCGTGAACGTGCGCGATGCCGTCGGCGACGTTCTTGCGAACCTTCTTGCGCGCGCGCTGGGCGGCGGTATTCGCTGCTTTTGCCATAGTTCCTATCCTTTACCCGACGGATTACTTCTTGAGCGCGACGCCGGCCTTGCGCGGACCCTTACGGGTACGGGCATTGGTGCGAGTACGCTGACCACGCATCGGCAGGCCCTTGCGATGGCGCACGCCACGGTAGCAGCCCAGATCCATCAGGCGCTTGATGTTCATCGTCGTTTCACGGCGCAGATCGCCTTCAACGAGGAACTTCTCGATTTCCTTGCGCAGCGCGTCCTGGTCCGGATCCGTTAGGTCCTTCACCTTCTTGTCGGTCGGGATGCCAGTAGCCTCGCAAATCTTCTGAGCGCGCGAGCGGCCGATACCGTAGATCGCCGTCAGGCCAATCACGGTATGTTTGTGGTTGGGGATGTTGACCCCTGCGATACGTGCCATTCGTCAATCCTCTTTGCGAAATTAGCCTTGGCGCTGCTTATGACGCGGGTCCGACGAGCAGATCACACGCACCACGCCCTTGCGCTTGATGATTTTGCAGTTGCGGCAAATGCGCTTAACAGAAGCCAGCACTTTCATGATTTTCCTCTTCCTTCAATTCCAGTCCGCTCACTTCGCCCGGAATACGATGCGCGCGCGGGACAGATCATACGGGGTCAATTCGACCGTCACCTTGTCCCCGGGCAAGATGCGGATGTAATGCATGCGCATCTTGCCGGAAATATGGCCTAACACTACGTGGCCGTTCTCTAGCTTGACGCGAAACGTTGCGTTGGGGAGGTTTTCCAGCACCTCGCCCTGCATCTGGATCACGTCATCTTTAGCCATGTCCCTTCAGGTTCGTGCGATCGCTCTTAGCGGAGCGTCAGGTTTCCCTTGAAATTCGCCTTCTTCATCAAAGACTCGTACTGCTGAGACATCACGTAGGACTGCACTTGTGCCATGAAGTCCATCGTGACAACCACGATGATCAACAGGGATGTCCCACCGAAGTAGAACGGCACATTCCAGCGCAGCACCAAGAACTCCGGCAACAGACACACCAGCGTGATGTAGATCGCACCCGCCAGGGTCAACCGCACCAGAATCTTGTCGATATACCGCGTGGTTTGCTCGCCGGGACGGATGCCCGGAATGAACGCCCCACTTTTCTTCAGGTTATCCGCCACTTCCCGGCTGTTATAGACCAGCGCGGTGTAGAAGAAACAGAAGAAGATGATCGCCGCTGCATACAGCAGGATGTACACCGGCTGACCCGGCGACAGCGTCGCTGCCAGGTCCTTGACGACCCGTGCGACCGGATTCGTCGAGTTACCGGCTGTAAACCAGCCCGCGATCGTGGCCGGGAACAGAATGATCGACGATGCAAAGATCGGCGGAATCACCCCAGCCATGTTCAACTTCAGCGGCAAATGCGACGACTGCCCGCCATAAATCTTGTTACCAACCTGCCGCTTTGCGTAATTGACGAGGATCTTGCGCTGACCGCGTTCAATGAACACAACCAAGAACGTCACCGCACCGATAATCGCCACCACCAGGATCGCCGAGAAAATCCCCATCGATCCGGTACGCACCAGCTCGAACAACCCGCCGATCGCGTTGGGCAGTCCCGCAGCAATCCCGCCGAAAATGATGATCGAGATCCCGTTGCCCAGACCGCGCTCGGTGATCTGCTCACCCAGCCACATCAGGAACATGGTGCCCGTCACCAGCGTAATCACGGCGGTGGCCCGGAACATCAGACCCGGATCCAAAACCAGACCCGGCTGTGCTTCGAGTGCCACTGCAATCCCCAGCGCCTGGAACGTTGCCAGGACGACCGTACCGTAGCGCGTGTACTGCGTAATCTTGCGCTGGCCGGCTTGGCCTTCCTTCTTCAACGATTCCAGCTGCGGCAACACGATCGTCAGCAGTTGCATGATGATCGACGCCGAGATGTACGGCATGATCCCCAGCGCAAACACCGTGAAACGCGACAGCGCGCCGCCGGAGAACAGGTTGAACATCCCGAGGATGCCACCCGACTGCCGTTGGAAAAGCTGCGCCAGTTGATCCGGATCGATACCCGGCACAGGAATGTGCGCACCGATCCGGTACACCAGCAGTGCCAGAACCAGGAACACTAGCCGACGGCGAAGATCGCCGTACTTGGCCGTGTTCTTGGCCTGGGCCATCACATTAGGTTTCGCCGTGGCCAAACGGATGCTCCGTCAGTGTAAAACAGCAGGCTATTAGGCCAGCGAGCCACCAGCCGCTTCGATTGCAGCTTTCGCCCCAGCCGTCGCGCCGATACCCTTCAGAGTGACCTTCTTGTCGATTTCGCCAGACAGGATCACCTTGGCGCTCTTGACCATCTCGCCAACGAGGCCGGCTTGCTTGAGGGACAGCAGATCAATTTCTTCGATCGGCAGGCCCGCCAGGTCGCCCAGACGCACTTCAGCGGTGAATTCCTTGGTCAGCGAGGTGAAACCACGCTTGGGCAGACGACGATGCAGGGGCATCTGGCCGCCTTCGAAGCCGACCTTATGGAAACCACCTGAACGCGACTTCTGACCCTTGTGACCACGACCAGCCGTCTTGCCCAGGCCCGAACCAATACCGCGACCAACGCGGCGCTTGGCGTGCTTGGAGCCGGCTGCCGGCTTCAGGTTATTCAGTTGCATGTTCTTCTCCGTCTTGCCTTAGCCGATGACCTTGACCAGGTAGGACACCTTGTTGATCATGCCGCGCACTGCGGGCGTGTCCTGCAATTCGGACACCGAGTTCATGCGGCGCAGGCCCAGGCCGCGCACCGTGGCGCGGTGGTCTTCGCGCGTACCGATCAGGCTGCGCACGAGTTGGACTTTCACGGTTTTCTGCGACATATCGTTCACCTATCCCTTCGGCTTAGCCGAGGATCTCTTCGACCGACTTGCCACGCTTGGCGGCAACTTCGGCCGGGGTGCTCATCTTGCGCAGGCCATCCAGCGTTGCGCGCACCATGTTGTAAGGATTGGTCGAACCGTGCGACTTGGTCACGATGTTCGTCACGCCCATCACTTCGAAGATAGCGCGCATCGGGCCGCCGGCGATCACGCCGGTACCGTCCTTCGCGGGCATCATCTGCACCTTCGCGGCGCCATGCTTGCCAACCACTTCGTGCTGCAGCGTACCGTTCTTCAGCGGGACCTTGACCATCTTGCGACGGGCTTCGTCCATTGCCTTCTGCACGGCCACCGGGACTTCCTTAGCCTTACCCTTGCCCATGCCGATACGGCCGTCGCCGTCGCCGACCACAGTCAGAGCAGCGAAACCGAGAATCCGGCCGCCCTTGACCACCTTGGTCACACGGTTGACCGCGATCATCTTCTCGCGAAGACCGTCGTCGCGTTCGTCCCCTTGGACCTTAGGTTGAATTTTTGCCATGACGATATCCTCTATGCCGGCTTAGAACTTCAGGCCAGCTTCGCGTGCCGCGTCGGCCAGAGCCTTTACGCGACCGTGATAACGGAAACCCGAGCGATCGAACGCCACGGCTTCGATGCCGGCAGCCTTCGCCTTCTCAGCGATACGCTTACCCACCAGGGTGGCAGCAGCGGTGTTGCCACCGTTGCCGTTCAGTTCCTTGCGGACTTCGGCTTCCGCCGTCGAGGCCGAAGCCAGGACTTTGGTGCCATCTTCCGAGAAGACCTGCGCATAAATGTGCAGGTTCGTACGGTGCACAGCCAGACGGGCGACGTTCAGTTCCGCAATTTTCAGGCGGGTCTGACGTGCACGGCGCAGACGCGAGTCATTTTTGTTCATGATGTGCACCCTTACTTCTTCTTGGTTTCCTTCAGGATCACACGCTCATCGGCGTAGCGCACACCCTTGCCCTTGTAAGGCTCCGGCGGACGATAACCACGCACTTCAGCGGCGACCTGACCAACTTTTTGCTTGTCCGAACCCTTGATGATGATTTCGGTTTGCGTCGGCGTTTCCGCCTTCACGCCTTCCGGCATCTCATGGATCACGTCGTGCGAGAAACCGAGTTGCAGCTTCAGAGCGGTGCCCTGAACCGATGCACGGTAACCCACGCCGACCAGGTTCAGCTTGCGCTCGAAGCCCGTCGTC from Ralstonia pickettii encodes the following:
- the hemB gene encoding porphobilinogen synthase is translated as MIASFPDHRPRRMRRDDFSRRMMRESRLTPDDLIYPVFILEGTNVRQAVPSMPGVERVSIDVLLGVAEQCVQLGIPVLALFPVIEPSLKTPDGIEAANADGLIPRAVKALKARFPELGILTDVALDPYTSHGQDGVLDANGYVLNEETVDILIRQALVQAEAGVDIVAPSDMMDGRIGAIRLALENDDHIYTRIMAYAAKYASAFYGPFRDAVGSAANLGKSNKMTYQMDPANSDEALREVALDIAEGADMVMVKPGMPYLDIVRRVKDEFRFPTYVYQVSGEYAMLKAAAQNGWLDHDKVVLESLLAFKRAGANGILTYFALDAARLLRA
- the dsbD gene encoding protein-disulfide reductase DsbD — translated: MTFSSFLSARRMMQLLMLLIALAMARLPAHAADDFLPPEQAFRFSATQVDGQTVEIKFAIADGYYMYRERFAVAADPATVTLAPPDMPAGKVKFDETFNKDVETYRHEVAFHVKAQNATAPFTLIVTSQGCADQGLCYPPMKSRFQVEPAAVPTAPSAAVVSGAEPEDQQSHIASTLGSGNLGAIALLFFGFGLLLTFTPCVLPMLPIISAIVVGEHATRMRAALVSAAYVLGMATVYTALGVAAGLAGQGLQAALQNPWVLGTFALLIALLSLSMFGVYELQLPASWHHRLTQASNKLSGGQIAGAAVMGALSALIVSPCVTAPLAGALAYIAQTGDAATGGTALFALSMGMGVPLILVGVGAGNLLPRSGHWLTVTKAIFGFILLAVALYIVQPVLPAWAAMVAWGALLIGAAVFLRTFDSLPDGAGNVQRLGKVVGVVLALAGAAQLVGVAAGGRDPLQPLAGVLRASTGASTQAEAHGLTFKRVKSTDELDAEVRNASASGRAVMLDFYADWCVSCKEMERLTFTDARVRKALADVVLLQADVTANNADDQALLKRFGLFGPPGTIFFDAQGRELKARVVGFERADTFLESLRRAIGTAQAAKPTA
- the cutA gene encoding divalent-cation tolerance protein CutA yields the protein MSAGTEVLLVLTNLPDAASADRVTKVVLESRAAACVNRLPACASAYWWNGAIEQAVEIPLLIKTTRTAYPALETALREVHPYEVPEIIAVPLAAGLPAYLGWVANETRQHPD
- the rplQ gene encoding 50S ribosomal protein L17 — encoded protein: MRHRHGLRKLNRTSSHRLAMLRNMSNSLLQHELIKTTLPKAKELRKVVEPLITLAKKDTVANRRLAFARLRDRDMVTKLFNELGPRFATRPGGYTRILKFGFRQGDNAPMALVELLDRPEVAEAVEVDGAAE
- a CDS encoding DNA-directed RNA polymerase subunit alpha codes for the protein MQTALLKPKIIAVEPLGDHHAKVVMEPFERGYGHTLGNALRRVLLSSMVGYAPTEVTIAGVVHEYSTIDGVQEDVVNLLLNLKGVVFKLHNRDEVTVSLRKEGEGVVTAADIELPHDVEIINPGHVIANLSAGGKLDLQLKVEQGRGYVPGNVRKFGDESSKVIGRIVLDASFAPVRRVSYAVESARVEQRTDLDKLVMNIETNGVISPEEAIRQSARILVDQLSVFAALEGTESAAEAAAARAPQIDPILLRPVDDLELTVRSANCLKAENIYYIGDLIQRTENELLKTPNLGRKSLNEIKEVLASRGLTLGMKLENWPPAGLEK
- the rpsD gene encoding 30S ribosomal protein S4, yielding MARYTGPKAKLSRREGTDLFLKSARRSLADKCKLDSKPGQHGRTSGARTSDYGNQLREKQKVKRIYGVLERQFRRYFAEADRRKGNTGETLLQLLESRLDNVVYRMGFGSTRAEARQLVSHKAILVNGQALNVPSAQIKTGDVIAIREKSKKQVRIAESLTLAEQTGFPTWVAVDAKKMEGTFKQVPDRADIAGDINESLIVELYSR
- the rpsK gene encoding 30S ribosomal protein S11, whose product is MAKAANTAAQRARKKVRKNVADGIAHVHASFNNTIITITDRQGNALSWATSGGQGFKGSRKSTPFAAQVAAESAGRVAQDQGIKNLEVRIKGPGPGRESAVRALNNLGIKIQLIEDVTPVPHNGCRPPKRRRI
- the rpsM gene encoding 30S ribosomal protein S13, with the protein product MARIAGVNIPNHKHTVIGLTAIYGIGRSRAQKICEATGIPTDKKVKDLTDPDQDALRKEIEKFLVEGDLRRETTMNIKRLMDLGCYRGVRHRKGLPMRGQRTRTNARTRKGPRKAGVALKK
- the rpmJ gene encoding 50S ribosomal protein L36, with the translated sequence MKVLASVKRICRNCKIIKRKGVVRVICSSDPRHKQRQG
- the infA gene encoding translation initiation factor IF-1, with translation MAKDDVIQMQGEVLENLPNATFRVKLENGHVVLGHISGKMRMHYIRILPGDKVTVELTPYDLSRARIVFRAK
- the secY gene encoding preprotein translocase subunit SecY — encoded protein: MAQAKNTAKYGDLRRRLVFLVLALLVYRIGAHIPVPGIDPDQLAQLFQRQSGGILGMFNLFSGGALSRFTVFALGIMPYISASIIMQLLTIVLPQLESLKKEGQAGQRKITQYTRYGTVVLATFQALGIAVALEAQPGLVLDPGLMFRATAVITLVTGTMFLMWLGEQITERGLGNGISIIIFGGIAAGLPNAIGGLFELVRTGSMGIFSAILVVAIIGAVTFLVVFIERGQRKILVNYAKRQVGNKIYGGQSSHLPLKLNMAGVIPPIFASSIILFPATIAGWFTAGNSTNPVARVVKDLAATLSPGQPVYILLYAAAIIFFCFFYTALVYNSREVADNLKKSGAFIPGIRPGEQTTRYIDKILVRLTLAGAIYITLVCLLPEFLVLRWNVPFYFGGTSLLIIVVVTMDFMAQVQSYVMSQQYESLMKKANFKGNLTLR
- the rplO gene encoding 50S ribosomal protein L15; the encoded protein is MQLNNLKPAAGSKHAKRRVGRGIGSGLGKTAGRGHKGQKSRSGGFHKVGFEGGQMPLHRRLPKRGFTSLTKEFTAEVRLGDLAGLPIEEIDLLSLKQAGLVGEMVKSAKVILSGEIDKKVTLKGIGATAGAKAAIEAAGGSLA
- the rpmD gene encoding 50S ribosomal protein L30, whose amino-acid sequence is MSQKTVKVQLVRSLIGTREDHRATVRGLGLRRMNSVSELQDTPAVRGMINKVSYLVKVIG
- the rpsE gene encoding 30S ribosomal protein S5, yielding MAKIQPKVQGDERDDGLREKMIAVNRVTKVVKGGRILGFAALTVVGDGDGRIGMGKGKAKEVPVAVQKAMDEARRKMVKVPLKNGTLQHEVVGKHGAAKVQMMPAKDGTGVIAGGPMRAIFEVMGVTNIVTKSHGSTNPYNMVRATLDGLRKMSTPAEVAAKRGKSVEEILG
- the rplR gene encoding 50S ribosomal protein L18, with translation MNKNDSRLRRARQTRLKIAELNVARLAVHRTNLHIYAQVFSEDGTKVLASASTAEAEVRKELNGNGGNTAAATLVGKRIAEKAKAAGIEAVAFDRSGFRYHGRVKALADAAREAGLKF
- the rplF gene encoding 50S ribosomal protein L6, producing the protein MSRVGKAPIALPKGAEVNFAGGLLTVKGPLGTLTQPIHSLVKVTTDNGTITFAPADESREANALQGTMRALTANMVKGVTTGFERKLNLVGVGYRASVQGTALKLQLGFSHDVIHEMPEGVKAETPTQTEIIIKGSDKQKVGQVAAEVRGYRPPEPYKGKGVRYADERVILKETKKK